From Pseudarthrobacter equi, a single genomic window includes:
- the topA gene encoding type I DNA topoisomerase, producing the protein MPSKAKTGKKLVIVESPAKSKTIAKYLGEGFIVEASIGHIRDLPQPSELPAELKKTSVGKFAVDIDHDFKPYYVVSPDKKKKVTELKAALKDADELYLATDGDREGEAIAWHLLEVLKPKVPVYRMTFGEITKEAIQRAMGNLRDVDQDLVDAQETRRILDRLYGYEISPVLWRKVARGLSAGRVQSVVTRMVVDRERERMAFKSASYWDLTGQFGADSGSFKAKLASVDGAKVASGRDFNDDGVLTSKNVAHLNEELAASLAAGLQDAPFTVRSVETKPYTRRPAAPFTTSTLQQEAGRKLRFSSKSTMQIAQRLYENGYITYMRTDSSALSDEALTAARRQASELYGPEYIPGSPRVYTNKAANAQEAHEAVRPAGDSFRTPAQVASQLRGDEFRLYELIWKRTVASQMADAKGSTATIRLGAVAVSGDAAGRDAEFSASGTVITFPGFLAAYEEGKDESRGDDDSDEARRLPNVAKGDTLKASDIVAVGHETSPPPRYTEASLTAELEKKGIGRPSTYASTISTIQDRGYVRKQGSALVPSWIAFSVIRLLEQHFSDYVDYEFTADMEGDLDKIANGQAAGTSWLRHFYFGEDSDPGLLSIVNNLGEIDAREINSIPITDEITLRVGKFGPYLESSAATVDPKTGEIVESPRANVPEDLAPDELTAAKAVELMETAAPEERVLGADPHTGHTVVAKNGRYGAYVTEVIPEMTEEQIAAQPVEYYKNGKPKPPKKPVKAKPRTGSLFKSMTVESVTLDEALQLMSLPRALGEDSEGNLITVQNGRFGPYLKKGTDSRSIGTEEEIFTITLEQALEIYSQPKQRGARAAVPPLAEFGPDPVSEKNIVVKEGRFGPYITDGITNITVPRATSLEELTREQAVELLAEKRAKGPVKRTATRKAPAKKKATAKK; encoded by the coding sequence GTGCCAAGCAAGGCCAAAACCGGCAAGAAACTCGTGATTGTGGAGTCTCCAGCCAAGAGCAAGACCATCGCCAAGTACCTCGGCGAGGGCTTCATTGTTGAGGCCTCCATCGGTCATATCCGCGACCTGCCGCAGCCGTCGGAGCTCCCCGCCGAACTCAAGAAAACCTCGGTAGGCAAGTTCGCCGTCGACATCGACCACGACTTCAAGCCCTACTACGTGGTGTCGCCGGACAAGAAGAAAAAGGTGACTGAGCTCAAGGCTGCGCTCAAGGACGCCGACGAACTTTATCTCGCAACCGATGGGGACCGCGAGGGCGAAGCCATCGCGTGGCACCTGCTGGAAGTGCTCAAGCCCAAGGTCCCCGTGTACCGGATGACCTTCGGTGAAATCACCAAGGAAGCCATCCAGCGCGCCATGGGCAACCTGCGCGACGTGGACCAGGACCTGGTGGACGCCCAGGAAACCCGCCGCATCCTGGACCGCCTCTACGGCTACGAAATTTCCCCGGTGCTGTGGCGCAAGGTGGCCCGCGGCCTCTCCGCCGGCCGGGTGCAGTCCGTGGTCACCCGCATGGTGGTGGACCGCGAACGCGAACGCATGGCCTTCAAGTCCGCGTCCTACTGGGACCTGACCGGACAGTTCGGCGCGGATTCCGGCTCCTTCAAAGCGAAGCTGGCCTCCGTGGACGGCGCCAAGGTTGCCTCCGGCCGCGATTTCAACGACGACGGCGTCCTCACGTCCAAGAACGTGGCGCACCTTAACGAGGAGCTGGCCGCATCCCTGGCCGCCGGGCTGCAGGACGCCCCCTTCACGGTCCGCTCCGTTGAAACGAAGCCGTACACCCGCCGGCCCGCCGCGCCGTTCACCACCTCCACGCTGCAGCAGGAGGCCGGCCGCAAGCTGCGCTTCTCCTCCAAGAGCACCATGCAGATCGCCCAGCGGCTGTATGAAAACGGCTACATCACCTATATGCGTACCGACTCCTCGGCGCTGAGCGACGAAGCCTTGACGGCAGCCCGCCGCCAGGCCTCCGAGCTTTACGGTCCCGAATACATTCCCGGTTCCCCCCGCGTCTACACCAACAAGGCAGCCAACGCACAGGAAGCCCACGAGGCCGTCCGCCCCGCCGGTGACTCCTTCCGTACCCCCGCCCAGGTTGCCTCCCAGCTCCGCGGCGACGAGTTCCGCCTCTACGAGCTGATCTGGAAGCGCACCGTCGCCTCGCAGATGGCGGACGCCAAGGGTTCGACGGCGACCATCCGCCTGGGTGCCGTGGCTGTCAGCGGCGACGCTGCCGGCCGCGATGCCGAGTTCAGCGCCTCCGGCACCGTCATCACGTTCCCCGGCTTCCTGGCCGCCTACGAGGAAGGCAAGGACGAAAGCCGCGGCGACGACGACTCCGACGAAGCCCGCCGCCTGCCGAACGTGGCCAAGGGCGACACGCTGAAGGCCTCGGACATCGTGGCAGTGGGCCACGAAACCTCGCCGCCCCCGCGTTACACCGAAGCGTCCCTGACGGCGGAGCTGGAAAAGAAGGGCATCGGCCGCCCTTCCACCTACGCCTCTACCATCTCCACCATCCAGGACCGCGGCTACGTCCGGAAGCAGGGCTCCGCGCTGGTGCCCAGCTGGATCGCGTTCTCCGTGATCCGCCTGCTCGAGCAGCACTTCTCGGATTACGTGGACTATGAGTTCACGGCGGACATGGAAGGCGACCTGGACAAGATCGCCAACGGCCAGGCCGCCGGAACCTCGTGGCTGCGGCACTTCTACTTCGGTGAAGACTCGGACCCCGGCCTGCTGAGCATCGTGAACAACCTCGGTGAGATCGACGCACGCGAGATCAACTCCATCCCCATCACGGACGAAATAACGCTGCGGGTGGGCAAGTTCGGACCCTACCTGGAAAGCTCTGCGGCCACGGTTGATCCCAAAACCGGCGAGATCGTCGAGTCCCCGCGTGCCAACGTCCCGGAGGACCTGGCCCCGGACGAGCTCACCGCCGCCAAGGCCGTGGAACTGATGGAGACGGCGGCGCCGGAGGAACGCGTTTTGGGCGCTGATCCGCACACCGGGCACACCGTCGTCGCCAAGAATGGCCGTTACGGCGCCTACGTCACCGAGGTCATTCCCGAGATGACCGAGGAACAGATCGCTGCCCAGCCGGTGGAGTACTACAAGAACGGCAAGCCCAAGCCGCCCAAGAAGCCGGTCAAGGCCAAGCCGCGCACCGGGTCGCTGTTCAAGTCGATGACGGTTGAGTCCGTCACCCTGGACGAGGCGCTGCAGCTCATGAGCCTGCCCCGGGCACTGGGGGAGGACTCCGAAGGAAACCTCATCACCGTCCAGAACGGACGGTTCGGCCCGTACCTGAAGAAGGGAACGGACTCCCGCTCCATCGGGACCGAAGAGGAAATCTTCACCATCACGCTCGAACAGGCGCTGGAGATCTACTCGCAGCCCAAGCAGCGCGGTGCCCGTGCCGCGGTGCCGCCGCTGGCCGAGTTCGGTCCGGACCCGGTGTCGGAAAAGAACATCGTGGTGAAGGAAGGGCGGTTCGGCCCGTACATCACCGATGGCATCACCAACATCACGGTTCCGCGGGCCACCTCGCTGGAGGAGCTCACCCGCGAACAGGCGGTGGAGCTGCTCGCCGAGAAACGCGCCAAGGGCCCGGTCAAGCGGACCGCCACCCGCAAGGCGCCGGCCAAGAAGAAGGCAACGGCCAAGAAGTAG
- a CDS encoding DUF7059 domain-containing protein: protein MPETPFEFTAGNTPDAPRSDLPHLLRALAADLRRLDYKLDGVAGLLGPSASAALNRDQIIPAMLAVDRAVREDAAAAPLAAVVRLWLLAEPQDRATLDAALPGIRAEGLEELGLLQPVPGTGRLSAKADLRPYGWEKNEDGSGGAELWVASDLAAHQQSGVLRHDHVLGIGQASTTLVQTTVRRHTARALDLGTGCGIQSFHLLHHCEHVTATDISARALAFTRFNILLNAEALSVDPGRLADRVSLRLGSLLEPVAGDEFGLVVSNPPFVITPRSAGEDAADQFTYRDGGLPGDEIVASLVADLPTVLAPGGTAQMLGNWEVAAGTEWHERPQSWVRPGTDAWFIQREQVSPEQYAETWLQDASEGRDRDHYRYAYGAYLADFASRNVEGIGFGMVWLRRPAEEAQPVLRRFEEISYPIEQPVSPHLGAAVERSDWLAAHSVADTYLLVAGDVTEERHQRPGAEHPGVILLRQGAGLRRTNLLSTELAGFVSACDGDLTAGQIAGALEALLGSGDDGSGEDSFRGRLLADVENLVRDGFLLPAEN from the coding sequence GTGCCTGAAACCCCTTTTGAGTTCACTGCCGGCAACACTCCCGACGCTCCCCGCAGCGACCTGCCCCACCTGCTGCGGGCGCTTGCCGCGGACCTGCGGCGGCTGGACTACAAGCTCGACGGCGTCGCGGGCCTCCTGGGCCCGTCAGCGTCCGCCGCGCTGAACCGGGACCAGATCATCCCTGCGATGCTGGCCGTGGACCGCGCCGTCCGGGAGGACGCCGCCGCGGCGCCGCTGGCCGCCGTCGTGCGCCTCTGGCTCCTGGCAGAACCGCAGGACAGGGCAACGCTCGACGCCGCCCTGCCGGGGATCCGCGCGGAAGGCCTGGAAGAGCTGGGGCTGCTGCAGCCCGTACCCGGCACCGGCCGGCTGTCCGCCAAGGCGGACCTGCGGCCCTACGGCTGGGAGAAGAATGAAGACGGCAGCGGCGGCGCCGAACTGTGGGTGGCCAGCGACCTCGCCGCGCACCAGCAGTCCGGTGTCCTGCGGCATGACCACGTCCTGGGCATCGGGCAGGCTTCCACCACCCTGGTGCAGACCACCGTCCGCCGGCATACCGCCCGCGCCCTGGACCTGGGAACCGGCTGCGGAATACAGTCCTTCCACCTGCTGCACCACTGCGAGCACGTCACGGCCACCGACATTTCAGCACGTGCCCTGGCGTTCACCCGCTTCAACATCCTGCTCAACGCCGAGGCCCTCTCGGTCGACCCCGGCCGGCTGGCCGACCGCGTGAGCCTGCGGCTCGGTTCACTCCTGGAGCCAGTGGCGGGCGACGAATTCGGCCTGGTGGTGTCCAACCCGCCGTTCGTCATCACCCCGCGCAGTGCCGGCGAGGACGCCGCGGACCAGTTCACCTACCGCGACGGCGGCCTGCCGGGCGACGAAATCGTCGCTTCCCTCGTGGCGGACCTGCCCACGGTGCTGGCGCCCGGCGGCACGGCCCAGATGCTGGGCAACTGGGAAGTGGCAGCCGGTACCGAATGGCACGAACGGCCGCAGTCATGGGTCCGGCCCGGCACCGACGCCTGGTTCATCCAGCGCGAGCAGGTCAGCCCCGAACAGTACGCGGAGACCTGGTTGCAGGACGCTTCCGAGGGCAGGGACCGCGACCACTACCGCTACGCCTATGGGGCGTACCTTGCCGACTTCGCCTCCCGGAACGTCGAAGGCATCGGCTTCGGCATGGTGTGGCTCCGGCGCCCGGCGGAAGAAGCGCAGCCCGTGCTTCGCCGCTTCGAGGAAATCAGCTACCCCATCGAGCAGCCTGTCAGCCCCCACCTGGGCGCCGCCGTCGAACGCAGCGACTGGCTGGCGGCGCACTCTGTGGCGGACACGTACCTGCTGGTGGCCGGCGATGTCACGGAGGAGCGCCACCAGCGGCCCGGTGCCGAGCACCCGGGCGTGATCCTGCTGCGGCAGGGTGCCGGGCTGCGGCGTACCAACCTCCTCAGCACCGAACTTGCCGGGTTCGTGTCAGCGTGCGACGGCGACCTGACCGCCGGCCAGATTGCCGGCGCCCTTGAGGCGCTGCTGGGCAGCGGGGACGACGGATCCGGAGAGGACTCCTTCCGCGGAAGGCTGCTGGCCGACGTCGAAAATCTGGTCCGCGACGGCTTCCTCCTGCCAGCCGAAAACTGA
- the trhO gene encoding oxygen-dependent tRNA uridine(34) hydroxylase TrhO — translation MALNRIVLFYGFTPIPDPDAVRLWQRALCEKLGLTGRIIISKDGINATVGGEIGAVKQYVKTTREYKGFHGIDVKWSDGGAEDFPRLSVKVRDEIVSFGAPGELTVDAGGVVGGGTHLKPEELHELVEARKQSGEEVVFFDGRNAFEAQIGRFKDAVVPDVATTHDFIKELDSGKYDALKDKPVVTYCTGGIRCEVLSSLMVNRGFTEVYQLDGGIVRYGEAFKDQGLWEGSLYVFDKRMHLEFSDDAKTIGECVRCKAPTSKFENCSNPSCRTLTLYCADCAASPETLRCPGGCAA, via the coding sequence GTGGCTTTGAACCGAATCGTCCTTTTTTACGGCTTTACCCCCATCCCGGATCCCGACGCAGTGCGGCTCTGGCAGCGTGCCCTCTGCGAGAAGCTCGGCCTGACCGGCAGGATCATCATCTCCAAGGACGGCATCAACGCCACCGTGGGCGGCGAGATCGGCGCGGTCAAGCAGTACGTCAAGACCACCCGCGAATACAAGGGCTTCCACGGCATCGACGTGAAATGGTCCGACGGCGGCGCGGAGGACTTCCCCCGGCTGAGCGTCAAGGTCCGCGACGAAATTGTCTCCTTCGGCGCGCCCGGCGAGCTCACCGTGGACGCCGGCGGCGTGGTGGGAGGCGGAACACACCTGAAGCCGGAGGAACTGCACGAACTGGTGGAAGCCCGGAAGCAGTCCGGCGAAGAAGTGGTCTTCTTTGACGGCCGCAACGCCTTCGAGGCCCAGATCGGCAGGTTCAAGGACGCCGTGGTGCCGGATGTGGCCACCACGCATGACTTCATCAAGGAACTGGATTCCGGCAAATACGACGCCCTGAAGGACAAACCGGTGGTCACCTACTGCACCGGTGGAATCCGCTGCGAAGTCCTGTCCAGCCTCATGGTCAACCGCGGCTTCACGGAGGTCTACCAGCTCGACGGCGGGATTGTCCGCTACGGCGAGGCCTTCAAGGACCAGGGCCTGTGGGAGGGCTCGCTGTACGTCTTCGATAAACGCATGCACCTCGAATTCAGCGACGACGCCAAAACCATCGGTGAATGCGTCCGCTGCAAGGCGCCCACCAGCAAGTTCGAGAACTGCTCCAATCCCAGCTGCCGCACCCTCACGCTGTACTGCGCGGACTGCGCCGCCAGCCCGGAAACCCTCCGCTGCCCCGGGGGCTGCGCGGCCTGA
- a CDS encoding GNAT family N-acetyltransferase, which translates to MSPETLIEDITGLLEVWVAGWAGCRGYQTSTEGRFPAALRSDTSGEWEYFAADPTDQEFGELAARTAEAAPRVLTILTNDIPRYTALAARHGLNVTSGSQTMMIVDMETQDAEDPWLSDDDLSLTTSTHHGVHYAEVKSGEALAASGRVFVVGETAVFDKIITEPAFQRRGLGSFIMRALAAQAFEHDVQTGLLLASIDGQKLYSHLGWSTVSQVLMLSASHDGSDLSLS; encoded by the coding sequence ATGAGTCCGGAAACGTTGATTGAAGACATCACTGGCCTTCTTGAAGTGTGGGTGGCGGGCTGGGCCGGCTGCCGCGGGTACCAGACATCAACCGAGGGCCGCTTCCCCGCCGCCCTCCGGTCCGACACCAGCGGGGAATGGGAATACTTCGCCGCCGACCCCACTGACCAGGAATTTGGTGAGCTGGCCGCCAGGACTGCGGAAGCCGCGCCGCGGGTCCTGACCATCCTCACCAATGACATTCCCCGCTACACGGCGCTGGCGGCCAGGCACGGGCTGAACGTCACCTCCGGTTCCCAGACCATGATGATCGTGGACATGGAAACGCAGGATGCCGAGGACCCCTGGCTCTCCGACGACGACCTGTCCCTGACCACGTCCACCCACCACGGCGTGCACTATGCCGAGGTCAAGTCCGGTGAGGCGCTTGCCGCCAGCGGCAGGGTGTTCGTGGTGGGCGAGACGGCGGTCTTCGACAAAATCATCACCGAGCCGGCGTTCCAGCGCCGCGGACTGGGCAGCTTCATCATGCGGGCCCTGGCAGCGCAGGCCTTCGAACACGACGTGCAGACGGGGCTGCTGCTGGCCTCCATCGACGGCCAGAAGCTGTACTCCCACTTGGGGTGGAGCACTGTTTCGCAGGTGCTGATGCTCTCGGCGTCGCACGACGGTTCGGACCTGTCCCTGAGCTGA